In Streptomyces sp. DG2A-72, one genomic interval encodes:
- a CDS encoding trypsin-like peptidase domain-containing protein, translating to MSVRLDARDFERTVGILGGMPDFRTVRSRVDFVTDVFAGTPRWDDVIASLDIDGAPRGVAVRVVDRLQSFGQDEPGRETLGVLVNKMIAYLGGGDDADYLRELLTRYPFTVKPSADRGPSGDWRGREDDDQVAEKIIGENTLRDIALLELALEAARAVVRVVTPRWVGTGFLTTGGLLVTNHHVIGDMGTAEASTYDFDYQLDRQGLERPVQTRRCKPGGLFHTSARLDVTVIELPDVPDGVRAVPLVAERVFADQRVNIIQHPGGHYKKISMQNNFVVYADRKVIQYTTSTQPGSSGSPVFNNGFEVVGIHHSGGMLREPNSEKRYLRNAGTTAIAVLEDIRVHSPEVTERLLG from the coding sequence ATGAGTGTGAGGCTGGACGCGCGCGACTTCGAACGGACGGTGGGAATTCTCGGCGGAATGCCGGACTTCCGTACCGTACGGAGTCGTGTGGACTTCGTAACAGATGTGTTCGCGGGAACTCCTCGCTGGGACGATGTGATTGCGTCCCTCGACATCGACGGAGCCCCACGAGGGGTGGCCGTCCGGGTCGTGGACCGGCTCCAGTCCTTCGGGCAGGACGAACCCGGCAGGGAAACGCTGGGAGTGCTCGTCAACAAGATGATCGCCTATCTCGGCGGCGGGGACGACGCCGACTATCTGCGCGAATTGCTGACCCGTTATCCGTTCACCGTCAAGCCGAGTGCCGACCGCGGCCCCTCCGGCGACTGGCGCGGCCGGGAGGACGACGACCAGGTCGCGGAGAAGATCATCGGCGAGAACACCCTCAGGGACATCGCCCTGCTCGAACTCGCCCTGGAGGCGGCGCGGGCGGTCGTCCGCGTCGTCACTCCGAGGTGGGTCGGCACGGGGTTCCTGACCACCGGGGGCCTGCTCGTCACCAACCACCATGTGATCGGCGACATGGGGACGGCCGAGGCCAGTACTTACGACTTCGACTACCAGCTCGACCGACAGGGCCTCGAACGCCCGGTGCAGACTCGGCGGTGCAAGCCCGGAGGGCTCTTCCACACCAGTGCCCGACTCGACGTCACGGTGATCGAGCTGCCCGACGTACCGGACGGAGTCCGTGCGGTGCCACTCGTGGCCGAGAGAGTCTTTGCCGATCAGCGCGTGAACATCATTCAGCATCCCGGCGGCCACTACAAGAAGATCTCCATGCAGAACAACTTCGTGGTCTATGCCGATCGCAAGGTCATCCAGTACACGACGTCGACACAACCGGGTTCTTCGGGATCGCCCGTGTTCAACAATGGGTTCGAGGTGGTCGGAATCCATCACAGCGGGGGAATGCTGAGGGAACCGAACAGCGAGAAGCGGTACCTGAGAAACGCGGGAACCACCGCCATCGCCGTGCTGGAAGACATACGAGTGCATTCCCCCGAGGTGACCGAGCGGCTGCTGGGGTGA
- a CDS encoding tetratricopeptide repeat protein has translation MAETRLIQGRYRLLDLIGRGGMGEVWRARDESLGRLVAVKCLKPLGQSHDQSFTRVLRERFRREARVAAALQHRGVTVVHDFGEHEGILYLVMELLEGRNLSQLLEDNKHHPLPVPDVVEIADQVAAALAYTHQQGIVHRDLKPANIVRLTDGAVKICDFGIARLGHDIGFTSRLTGTGIAMGTPHYMSPEQISGTEVDRRSDLYSLGCVLYEIATGVPPFDLDDAWAILIGHRDTPPQPPRSHRAELPEYFEQVILDLLAKRPEQRPHDARELCRRIDAGRTTPTYVPTVVTPQPELRPPEPAPRETRLPSWTRGMTTGHKATGAGIVTTPPDAGAGLTGEWIARPVTGRVEEPVPDEPPAPSAQTLLALAGRHNAGLSLGRLGRWAEAGEVHRAVAAEREHLLGPDHPDTLASRYEVAFTLSRTGRAADALREYKHVAAARTRVLGADHPDSLAVRQEMAYVLGQLGRHFDAHQVYTSVLAARERTMGADHPDTLRCRHNLAFNLSRLGRLEDSYRMACDVAAARARVLGPNHPDTLVTRYEVAYALGQLGRWPEALQTYAEVAEARAQALGADHADTLAARYEVGISLGRLGRSADALKLYRELIDDRARVQGPAHPETLRARHGLGVNLGRLGRWEEALAESRDVCAIRERVLGPDHPDTLVSRREVAVGLGWLGRWADALSEYRRVAAARERVLGADHPDTLASRNDEAHCLEQLGRGAEAVELYRRVAALRQQRVSGAQ, from the coding sequence ATGGCGGAGACCAGGCTGATCCAGGGCCGGTACCGGCTGCTCGACCTGATCGGGCGCGGGGGAATGGGCGAGGTGTGGCGGGCGCGCGACGAATCGCTCGGCCGGCTGGTGGCCGTGAAGTGCCTCAAGCCGCTGGGCCAGTCCCACGACCAGTCCTTCACCCGCGTCCTGCGCGAACGGTTCCGCCGCGAGGCCCGGGTGGCCGCCGCGCTCCAGCACCGCGGCGTCACCGTCGTCCACGACTTCGGCGAGCACGAAGGCATCCTCTACCTCGTCATGGAGCTCCTGGAGGGCCGCAACCTCAGTCAGCTCCTGGAGGACAACAAGCACCATCCGTTGCCCGTCCCGGACGTCGTCGAGATCGCCGACCAGGTCGCCGCGGCGCTCGCCTACACGCATCAACAGGGCATCGTGCACCGGGACCTGAAACCCGCGAACATCGTGCGGCTCACCGACGGCGCGGTGAAGATCTGCGACTTCGGCATAGCGCGCCTGGGCCACGACATCGGCTTCACCTCACGGCTGACCGGCACCGGCATCGCCATGGGCACCCCGCACTACATGTCGCCGGAGCAGATCAGCGGAACGGAGGTCGACCGGCGCAGCGACCTGTACTCGCTGGGCTGCGTGCTGTACGAGATCGCCACCGGGGTACCTCCGTTCGACCTCGACGACGCCTGGGCGATCCTCATCGGCCACCGGGACACTCCGCCGCAGCCGCCCCGCAGCCACCGCGCCGAGCTGCCCGAGTACTTCGAGCAGGTCATCCTGGACCTGCTGGCCAAACGGCCCGAGCAACGCCCGCACGACGCCCGCGAGTTGTGCCGCAGGATCGACGCGGGCCGCACCACGCCGACGTATGTGCCGACGGTCGTGACGCCGCAGCCGGAACTCCGCCCGCCCGAGCCCGCGCCCCGCGAGACCCGGCTGCCGTCCTGGACCCGCGGCATGACCACCGGCCACAAGGCCACCGGCGCAGGCATCGTCACCACACCCCCGGACGCCGGAGCCGGCCTCACCGGGGAGTGGATCGCGCGCCCGGTCACCGGCCGGGTCGAAGAGCCGGTGCCGGACGAGCCGCCCGCCCCTTCCGCGCAGACCCTCCTCGCGCTGGCCGGCCGGCACAACGCGGGCCTGAGCCTCGGGCGGCTGGGGCGCTGGGCCGAGGCGGGCGAGGTGCACCGCGCCGTCGCCGCCGAGCGCGAGCACCTCCTCGGCCCCGACCACCCCGACACCCTCGCCAGCCGCTACGAGGTCGCCTTCACCCTCAGCCGCACCGGCCGCGCCGCCGACGCCCTGCGGGAGTACAAGCACGTCGCCGCTGCCCGCACCCGGGTGCTCGGCGCCGACCACCCCGACTCGCTGGCCGTCCGCCAGGAAATGGCCTACGTCCTGGGCCAGTTGGGGCGGCACTTCGATGCCCACCAGGTCTATACGTCGGTGCTCGCCGCCCGGGAGCGCACCATGGGCGCCGACCATCCCGACACCCTGCGCTGCCGCCACAACCTCGCCTTCAACCTCAGCCGCCTCGGGCGCCTGGAGGACTCGTACCGCATGGCCTGCGACGTGGCCGCCGCGCGCGCCCGTGTGCTGGGACCGAACCACCCCGACACCCTGGTCACGCGCTACGAAGTCGCCTACGCGCTGGGTCAGTTGGGCCGCTGGCCGGAAGCCCTGCAGACCTATGCCGAGGTCGCCGAAGCCCGCGCCCAGGCCCTCGGCGCCGACCATGCCGACACCCTCGCCGCCCGCTACGAGGTCGGCATCAGCCTCGGCCGCCTCGGCCGCAGCGCCGACGCCCTCAAGCTGTACCGCGAGCTGATCGACGACCGTGCCCGCGTCCAGGGCCCCGCCCACCCCGAGACCCTGCGCGCCCGCCACGGCCTCGGCGTCAACCTCGGCCGCCTCGGCCGCTGGGAGGAAGCCCTCGCCGAGTCCCGCGACGTGTGCGCGATCCGCGAGCGGGTGCTGGGTCCCGACCACCCGGACACCCTCGTCAGCCGCCGGGAGGTCGCCGTCGGACTCGGCTGGCTGGGCCGCTGGGCCGACGCCCTCAGCGAATACCGGCGGGTGGCAGCCGCCCGCGAGCGCGTCCTCGGGGCCGACCACCCCGACACGCTCGCCAGCCGCAACGACGAGGCCCACTGCCTGGAACAGCTCGGCCGGGGCGCCGAGGCGGTCGAGCTGTACCGCAGGGTCGCCGCCCTGCGCCAGCAGCGCGTGTCCGGTGCTCAGTGA
- a CDS encoding acyl-CoA dehydrogenase family protein gives MHLDYTPEQQRLRTELRAYFAELVPQHAQARFADTAAQKRFYRDTIRRLGTDGWLGVGWPEEYGGRGLTAMAQFIFFDEAAQAGVPLPLMALNTVGPTIMQYGTDEQKAYFLPKILSGEIDFAIGYSEPDAGTDLAALKTRAVRDDGGTSRSSEAESGGAYVVNGQKIWTTNGNTADWVWLAVRTDPDAAPHRGITMLLVPTSDPGYSCTLINTLASHDTTASYYENIRVPLSRRVGEENQGWRLITNQLNHERVTLAAHGTMAIRALHDVQRWATETKLADGRRVVDLPWVRRLLARAHTRLDAMKLLNWQMVSAVQEGTLTPQDASAVKVYGSEARRDAYAWLMEIVAAAGALKEGSAGAVLHGELERGYRSAVIFTFGGGNNEIQREIISWIGLGMPRVRR, from the coding sequence GTGCATCTCGACTACACGCCCGAGCAGCAGCGGCTGCGCACCGAACTGCGCGCCTACTTCGCGGAGTTGGTGCCACAGCACGCCCAGGCCCGGTTCGCCGACACGGCCGCACAGAAGCGGTTCTACCGTGACACGATCCGGCGGCTCGGCACCGACGGCTGGCTCGGTGTCGGCTGGCCCGAGGAGTACGGGGGCCGCGGCCTGACCGCGATGGCACAGTTCATCTTCTTCGACGAGGCCGCCCAGGCCGGCGTACCGCTGCCTCTGATGGCGCTCAACACCGTCGGCCCGACGATCATGCAGTACGGCACGGACGAGCAGAAGGCGTACTTCCTGCCGAAGATCCTCTCCGGCGAGATCGACTTCGCCATCGGCTACAGCGAGCCCGACGCGGGCACCGACCTGGCCGCGCTGAAGACCCGCGCGGTGCGGGACGATGGGGGCACCTCCCGCTCGAGCGAAGCCGAGAGTGGGGGAGCCTATGTCGTCAACGGCCAGAAGATCTGGACGACCAACGGCAACACCGCGGACTGGGTGTGGCTCGCGGTGCGCACCGACCCGGACGCGGCACCGCACCGGGGCATCACCATGCTGCTGGTGCCGACCTCCGACCCCGGCTACTCCTGCACCCTGATCAACACCCTCGCCTCGCACGACACCACGGCCAGCTACTACGAGAACATCCGCGTCCCCCTCTCACGTCGCGTGGGAGAGGAGAACCAGGGCTGGCGGCTGATCACCAACCAGCTCAACCACGAGCGCGTCACCCTCGCCGCGCACGGCACGATGGCGATCCGGGCCCTGCACGACGTCCAGCGCTGGGCGACGGAGACCAAGCTCGCCGACGGCCGCCGCGTCGTCGACCTCCCCTGGGTGCGCCGCCTCCTCGCCCGCGCCCACACTCGGCTCGACGCGATGAAACTCCTCAACTGGCAGATGGTGAGCGCCGTCCAGGAAGGCACCCTCACCCCGCAGGACGCCTCCGCGGTCAAGGTGTACGGCTCCGAGGCCCGCCGCGACGCCTACGCCTGGCTCATGGAGATCGTGGCCGCCGCGGGGGCCCTGAAGGAGGGCTCCGCGGGCGCCGTCCTCCACGGTGAGCTGGAACGCGGCTACCGCTCCGCCGTGATCTTCACCTTCGGCGGCGGCAACAACGAGATCCAGCGGGAGATCATCTCGTGGATCGGTCTGGGGATGCCGCGGGTACGGCGTTAG
- a CDS encoding ferredoxin: MTASQQELVRFLEDRFACALACTECARACALRASLLDPDGTQNQELVRRKGIMCAEVCDATCRVLSEQQDQDEAGVRMQLEWCRAVCLECAHLYDQQPDAEAAATACRDCARACTDFLASLG; the protein is encoded by the coding sequence GTGACGGCATCCCAACAGGAACTCGTCCGGTTCCTCGAGGACCGCTTCGCATGCGCGCTGGCGTGCACTGAGTGCGCACGCGCGTGTGCTCTGCGCGCCAGCCTCCTGGACCCGGACGGGACGCAGAACCAGGAACTCGTACGACGCAAGGGCATCATGTGCGCGGAAGTGTGCGACGCGACCTGCCGTGTGCTGTCCGAACAGCAGGACCAGGACGAGGCGGGCGTGCGCATGCAGCTGGAGTGGTGCCGGGCGGTGTGCCTGGAGTGCGCGCACCTGTACGACCAGCAGCCGGACGCCGAGGCGGCCGCCACGGCGTGCCGGGACTGCGCGCGGGCGTGCACCGACTTCCTCGCCAGCCTCGGCTGA
- a CDS encoding DUF6479 family protein yields MSTPWIESAGTDLAVSRGVVGAGLVLAGVVVVALLLGAVRLGARVRRREPPPPRPEEQPRLPDDGPVREVLENREPNEVPRSRHRLTPHRLDGHGTAATRPGPPHRGK; encoded by the coding sequence ATGAGCACCCCATGGATCGAGAGCGCAGGGACGGACCTAGCCGTCAGCCGCGGCGTCGTCGGCGCCGGGCTGGTCCTGGCGGGCGTCGTGGTCGTGGCGCTGCTGCTCGGCGCCGTCCGGCTGGGCGCCCGCGTACGTCGCCGCGAGCCTCCCCCGCCGCGTCCCGAGGAGCAGCCGAGGCTGCCGGACGACGGCCCGGTCCGCGAGGTCCTGGAGAACCGTGAGCCCAACGAGGTGCCCCGGAGCCGGCACCGTCTGACGCCGCACCGGCTGGACGGCCACGGCACCGCGGCGACCCGGCCGGGCCCGCCGCACCGAGGGAAGTGA
- a CDS encoding VOC family protein, whose translation MVSVVQNVAIDCANAYELARFWSRVTGCPPDPEDKPGDRETQVVLAQGPVLYFNQVSEAKTVKNRIHLCLRPETSREQEVERLLGLGATLVTDRRNPDGSGWAVLADPEGNEFCVLRSESDRAAT comes from the coding sequence ATGGTTTCGGTAGTGCAGAACGTGGCGATCGACTGTGCCAATGCCTACGAGCTGGCCCGGTTCTGGAGCAGGGTGACCGGCTGTCCGCCGGATCCGGAGGACAAGCCAGGTGACCGGGAGACTCAGGTGGTGCTCGCACAGGGCCCGGTCCTGTACTTCAACCAGGTGTCCGAGGCCAAGACGGTCAAGAACCGGATCCACCTGTGCCTGCGCCCCGAGACCTCGCGCGAGCAGGAGGTGGAACGGCTGCTGGGCCTCGGTGCCACCCTTGTCACCGATCGACGCAATCCCGATGGCTCGGGCTGGGCAGTCCTTGCCGACCCCGAAGGCAACGAATTCTGCGTTCTTCGCAGCGAGTCCGACCGAGCCGCGACGTAG
- a CDS encoding RpiB/LacA/LacB family sugar-phosphate isomerase has product MRISVSSDMDEPVARALVAELRTRGHEVVTHGALHTGDDPRWAVCSEAAARDVVSGTADQAVVCCWTGTGASIAANKVPGVRAALCTDAYTADGARRWNDANVLALSLRLTSEPLLKEILDAWFAGTASEDAEDRDNVDRVSHLDAGRASSRSDS; this is encoded by the coding sequence ATGCGGATCTCGGTTTCCTCGGACATGGACGAACCTGTGGCCCGCGCCCTCGTCGCGGAGCTGCGCACGCGCGGCCACGAGGTGGTGACGCACGGGGCGCTGCACACCGGCGACGACCCGCGGTGGGCGGTGTGCTCGGAGGCGGCGGCCAGGGACGTCGTCTCCGGGACGGCGGACCAGGCGGTGGTGTGCTGCTGGACCGGCACTGGCGCGTCGATCGCCGCGAACAAGGTGCCGGGGGTACGGGCGGCCCTGTGCACCGACGCCTACACCGCGGACGGCGCCCGCCGCTGGAACGACGCGAACGTGCTGGCCCTCAGCCTGCGCCTGACCTCCGAACCCCTCCTCAAGGAGATCCTCGACGCCTGGTTCGCCGGCACGGCCAGCGAGGACGCGGAGGACCGGGACAACGTGGACCGCGTCTCACACCTGGACGCCGGCAGGGCATCGTCGCGCAGTGACAGCTGA
- a CDS encoding RimK family alpha-L-glutamate ligase yields MSRPCIALITDPTSPEGCGDVLARAVELLTGAPPVRVDARHFAAGGTGIGVRDGDRLCLEVPEQDLRLVPDIVVLYEIPPHRRRALADFQRLLARHDVVTLGTGVAAWRTATEKDLTMERFRREGVAHMETVVLSAPDPHEAAAAFDKLGRDAWARPVVGTGGNDVFHLTTGDQLERAVTFYAERRTAWLLSRDAGNITADGWRHQFRVFVLGGRVIHAREHLQPEPDTPCNTCQGATPVPIAPPDLPTRLADLAVAATASVGLPFAGVDLAVENGGVVFEVNVQPAFVDGELDTVAKPYIQAHLDALASGSGWQGSDVLLDCR; encoded by the coding sequence GTGTCCCGACCGTGCATCGCCCTGATCACCGACCCGACGTCGCCCGAAGGGTGCGGGGACGTACTCGCCCGGGCCGTGGAACTGCTCACCGGCGCCCCGCCGGTCCGGGTCGACGCCCGGCACTTCGCCGCCGGCGGTACCGGCATCGGAGTACGCGACGGAGACCGCTTATGCCTCGAAGTCCCGGAACAGGACCTGCGCTTGGTGCCCGACATCGTCGTCCTGTACGAGATCCCGCCGCACCGCCGCCGCGCGCTCGCCGATTTCCAGCGCCTCCTCGCCCGCCATGACGTGGTGACCCTGGGCACCGGTGTGGCCGCCTGGCGGACGGCGACGGAGAAGGACCTGACCATGGAGCGCTTCCGGCGCGAGGGCGTCGCCCACATGGAGACCGTCGTCCTGTCCGCGCCGGACCCGCACGAGGCTGCCGCCGCCTTCGACAAGCTCGGCCGGGACGCCTGGGCCAGGCCCGTGGTCGGGACCGGCGGCAACGACGTCTTCCACCTCACGACCGGCGATCAGCTGGAGCGTGCCGTCACCTTCTACGCCGAGCGCCGCACCGCCTGGCTGCTGTCCCGGGACGCGGGGAACATCACCGCCGACGGCTGGCGTCACCAGTTCCGGGTCTTCGTCCTGGGCGGCCGGGTCATCCACGCCCGCGAGCACCTCCAGCCCGAACCCGACACGCCCTGCAACACCTGCCAGGGCGCCACCCCCGTCCCCATCGCCCCGCCCGACCTCCCCACCCGCCTCGCCGACCTGGCCGTAGCCGCCACCGCGTCGGTCGGACTGCCCTTCGCCGGCGTCGACCTGGCAGTCGAGAACGGCGGCGTGGTCTTCGAGGTCAACGTCCAGCCCGCCTTCGTCGACGGCGAACTCGACACGGTCGCCAAGCCGTACATCCAGGCCCACCTCGACGCCCTCGCATCGGGAAGCGGATGGCAGGGATCGGACGTTCTCCTGGACTGCCGATGA
- a CDS encoding ABC transporter ATP-binding protein encodes MLEIRNLNKTYSGRNRTVEALRDITFSLDAGELVCLVGPSGCGKTTLLKCMSGLLDLTGGEVRLQGRPITGPPPGMAVVFQEYGRSLFAWMTVFDNVALPLRRKKLGKARLAELVGQALEVVGLGDAHHAYPWQLSGGMQQRVAIARAVAYEPHVLLMDEPFAAVDAQTRADLEDLVRRLWRELGVTVLFVTHDIDEAVYLGQRTIILSKSPTVIQEDLRIDLPDERDQLHTRSSPRFAELRARVYEQIQRAKLGGPEHAVPVG; translated from the coding sequence ATGCTCGAGATACGAAACCTGAACAAGACCTACTCCGGCCGCAACCGCACCGTCGAGGCGCTGCGCGACATCACCTTCTCCCTCGACGCGGGCGAACTGGTCTGCCTGGTCGGCCCGTCCGGCTGCGGCAAGACCACGCTCCTCAAGTGCATGTCCGGGCTGCTCGACCTCACCGGCGGTGAAGTGCGCCTCCAGGGAAGGCCGATCACCGGACCACCGCCCGGCATGGCCGTCGTCTTCCAGGAGTACGGCCGCTCGCTCTTCGCCTGGATGACGGTGTTCGACAACGTCGCCCTGCCCCTGCGCCGCAAGAAGCTCGGCAAGGCCCGCCTGGCGGAGTTGGTCGGACAGGCCCTGGAGGTCGTCGGCCTCGGCGACGCCCACCACGCCTACCCCTGGCAGCTCTCCGGTGGCATGCAGCAGCGCGTCGCCATCGCCCGTGCCGTCGCGTACGAGCCGCACGTGCTGCTGATGGACGAGCCGTTCGCCGCCGTCGACGCGCAGACCCGCGCCGACCTGGAGGACCTGGTCCGCCGGCTGTGGCGCGAACTCGGCGTCACCGTCCTGTTCGTGACCCACGACATCGACGAGGCCGTCTACCTGGGCCAGCGCACGATCATCCTGTCCAAGTCACCGACCGTCATCCAGGAGGACCTGCGCATCGACCTCCCCGACGAACGCGACCAACTGCACACCCGCTCCAGCCCCCGCTTCGCCGAACTGCGCGCACGGGTCTACGAGCAGATCCAGCGGGCCAAGCTCGGCGGCCCCGAGCATGCGGTGCCCGTCGGCTGA
- a CDS encoding ABC transporter permease, which yields MTVRIAARRALFAVALPAVLFAVWWFASADSTDFYLPPLSTILQKFPEVWTADRLMSDVVPSLLRLAAGYLLATAVGIALGLAVGSHRVLRDVLEPVLELFRAIPPPVLVPVIMLFAGIGDTMKIIVVASGCVWPILLNTVEGVRAVDEVLGDTCRSYGITGPTRLWHLVLRSASPQILTGMRQALSIGIILMVISEMFASSNGLGFTIVQFQRSFAIPEMWSGVLLLGLLGFLLSLFFRFAENRALAWYHGLRRAQRDS from the coding sequence ATGACCGTCCGTATCGCAGCCCGCCGCGCCCTGTTCGCCGTGGCCCTGCCCGCCGTGCTGTTCGCCGTGTGGTGGTTCGCCAGCGCCGACAGCACCGACTTCTATCTGCCGCCGCTCTCCACGATCCTGCAGAAGTTCCCCGAGGTCTGGACCGCCGACCGGCTCATGTCGGACGTCGTGCCCAGCCTGCTCCGGCTCGCGGCGGGGTACCTTCTCGCCACGGCGGTGGGGATCGCCCTCGGCCTGGCCGTCGGCTCCCACCGCGTCCTGCGCGACGTACTCGAACCCGTCCTGGAACTGTTCCGGGCCATCCCGCCCCCGGTACTGGTCCCTGTGATCATGTTGTTCGCGGGCATCGGCGACACCATGAAGATCATCGTCGTGGCCAGCGGCTGCGTCTGGCCGATCCTGCTCAACACCGTCGAAGGCGTCCGCGCCGTCGACGAGGTCCTCGGCGACACGTGCCGGTCGTACGGCATCACCGGCCCCACCCGGCTGTGGCACCTGGTGCTGCGTTCGGCGAGCCCGCAGATCCTCACCGGTATGCGCCAGGCGCTGTCGATCGGGATCATCCTGATGGTCATCAGCGAGATGTTCGCCTCCAGCAACGGCCTGGGCTTCACCATCGTGCAGTTCCAGCGCTCGTTCGCCATCCCCGAGATGTGGAGCGGCGTGCTGCTGCTCGGCCTGCTCGGCTTTCTGCTCTCCCTGTTCTTCCGGTTCGCGGAGAACCGGGCCCTGGCCTGGTACCACGGTCTGCGCCGTGCCCAGCGCGACTCCTGA
- a CDS encoding ABC transporter permease — MVVRGLAGLAGLLAVLEVLPRTPLVSADYLPPASTIGRAFWHLLGEGTFWSALGDTLTGWGTGLAIAVLAGVAAGVVIGSVPVLRAATASTIEFLRPIPSVALIPVAVLLYGTDLRSKLLLVVYASFWQVLVQVLAGLQDADPVAQDTARSYRLGTWGRIRYVLWPTALPYVMTGVRLAATVALVLAVTAELVIGAPGLGQQLAVAQTSGAVPEVYALVLTTGLIGVAVNLAARAVEHRVLHWHQSQRGESQAR; from the coding sequence GTGGTAGTGCGGGGACTTGCCGGCCTGGCAGGGCTGCTGGCCGTCCTGGAGGTCCTGCCGCGCACCCCGCTCGTCTCCGCCGACTACCTCCCCCCGGCCTCCACCATCGGCCGCGCCTTCTGGCACCTGCTCGGCGAGGGCACCTTCTGGAGCGCGCTCGGCGACACCCTCACAGGCTGGGGGACCGGCCTCGCCATCGCCGTCCTGGCCGGAGTCGCGGCGGGTGTGGTCATCGGCTCCGTACCTGTGCTGCGCGCGGCGACCGCCTCGACCATCGAGTTCCTGCGTCCGATTCCCTCCGTGGCACTGATCCCCGTGGCGGTGCTGCTCTACGGCACCGATCTCCGCTCGAAACTGCTCCTCGTCGTGTACGCGTCGTTCTGGCAGGTGCTCGTTCAGGTGCTGGCCGGCCTCCAGGACGCGGACCCCGTCGCCCAGGACACCGCCCGCAGCTACCGGCTGGGCACCTGGGGCCGGATCCGGTACGTCCTTTGGCCCACCGCGCTGCCGTACGTCATGACCGGCGTACGCCTGGCCGCCACCGTGGCTCTCGTCCTCGCGGTCACCGCCGAACTCGTCATCGGCGCGCCCGGCCTCGGCCAGCAGCTGGCCGTCGCGCAGACCTCCGGAGCCGTGCCCGAGGTGTACGCGCTGGTCCTGACGACCGGCCTGATCGGCGTCGCCGTCAACCTGGCCGCCCGGGCGGTCGAGCACCGCGTCCTGCACTGGCACCAGTCCCAACGCGGAGAGAGTCAGGCCCGATGA
- a CDS encoding ABC transporter substrate-binding protein, with product MQRRILGLALAAVTVAGVAGCGSSDSASSAASPAGDGKTTQVTVGVIPIVDVAPLYLGQKRGFFGSRGIELKMVTAQGGAAIIPGVVSGQFQFGFSNTTSLMLAQTKGVPVKSVVNGAASNGKVGADVTAVLVKKDSSIKSAKDLAGHTVAVNTLQNIGDTTVRESVRKDGGDPAEVKFVEIPFDQMPAALDGGRVDAAWMGEPAQTIAKAQGARAVASPFAETDPNLTVATYFTSTKIAQQNPDLVKKFNEAMTESLKYASEHPDEARQILTTYTKISGDVLTKLTLPNWPAQVDTASLEKLAGLGEQDGIFGGKKPDIGALFS from the coding sequence ATGCAAAGGCGCATACTCGGGCTTGCCCTCGCCGCAGTGACCGTCGCCGGGGTCGCCGGGTGCGGCTCGTCGGACTCCGCAAGTTCCGCTGCCTCGCCCGCGGGTGACGGCAAGACCACGCAGGTCACGGTCGGTGTCATCCCGATCGTCGACGTGGCGCCGCTCTACCTCGGGCAGAAGCGGGGCTTCTTCGGCAGCCGGGGGATCGAACTGAAGATGGTGACCGCCCAGGGTGGCGCCGCGATCATCCCCGGAGTGGTGAGCGGGCAGTTCCAGTTCGGCTTCAGCAACACGACGTCACTGATGCTCGCTCAGACCAAGGGCGTTCCCGTCAAGTCCGTGGTCAACGGCGCCGCCTCCAACGGCAAGGTGGGCGCCGACGTCACCGCCGTCCTCGTCAAGAAGGACAGCTCGATCAAGTCGGCCAAGGACCTCGCCGGGCACACCGTCGCCGTCAACACCCTGCAGAACATCGGCGACACGACCGTCCGCGAATCGGTGCGCAAGGACGGCGGTGACCCCGCGGAGGTCAAGTTCGTCGAGATCCCCTTCGACCAGATGCCGGCCGCCCTGGACGGCGGACGCGTGGACGCCGCCTGGATGGGCGAGCCCGCCCAGACCATCGCCAAGGCCCAGGGCGCGCGGGCGGTGGCCTCGCCGTTCGCCGAGACGGACCCCAACCTCACCGTCGCGACCTACTTCACCTCGACGAAGATCGCGCAGCAGAACCCGGACCTGGTGAAGAAGTTCAACGAGGCGATGACCGAGTCGCTGAAGTACGCCTCCGAGCACCCCGACGAGGCACGCCAGATCCTCACCACCTACACCAAGATCAGCGGTGATGTGCTCACCAAGCTGACGCTGCCCAACTGGCCCGCCCAGGTCGACACCGCCTCCCTGGAGAAGCTGGCCGGACTCGGCGAGCAGGACGGCATCTTCGGCGGCAAGAAGCCGGACATCGGAGCGCTGTTCTCGTGA